The following proteins come from a genomic window of Thermoproteus sp.:
- a CDS encoding MarC family protein translates to MGPIEFIEMVGQIYAIENPIGKLGIVGEMALDRPQEFKKAIRAMSVAVIALSVIFSLIGGPLLSILNVDIVGFKIAGGIIVLSTSIVTLVHGSTTTLGGRLEEAAVVPLATPLIVGPGTMTTLILYSGMYGPMVTLLGALTASALSITTLYFGARLVKTFGPMPARALGRFMSLIIATTGTELILSGISQYVSQLRI, encoded by the coding sequence ATGGGCCCCATAGAATTCATCGAGATGGTGGGCCAGATATACGCGATAGAGAACCCCATAGGTAAGTTGGGCATAGTGGGAGAGATGGCGCTGGACAGGCCTCAAGAGTTCAAAAAAGCTATTAGGGCTATGTCTGTTGCCGTCATTGCGTTGTCTGTTATATTTTCCTTAATTGGAGGCCCACTTCTATCGATCTTAAATGTAGATATAGTTGGCTTCAAAATAGCTGGGGGCATAATCGTGCTTTCTACTTCAATAGTAACTTTGGTGCATGGAAGCACGACCACGTTGGGCGGCAGGCTCGAAGAAGCCGCCGTGGTGCCCCTCGCGACGCCCCTTATAGTAGGTCCCGGCACAATGACTACATTAATATTGTATTCGGGTATGTACGGCCCGATGGTTACACTACTGGGTGCCCTGACGGCCTCCGCCCTATCGATAACGACTTTATATTTCGGCGCGAGGCTCGTAAAGACCTTCGGCCCCATGCCGGCTAGAGCGCTGGGCAGATTCATGTCACTAATAATAGCGACGACCGGAACGGAGCTCATACTTTCAGGCATATCGCAATATGTCTCGCAGTTACGAATTTAG
- a CDS encoding tyrosine--tRNA ligase — protein MELLRGVEEVVTKEEFLSLRGGLAYLGFEPLWPIHVGWLVWAYKLKELKEAGFDVVLLVATWHAWINDKGSLQELRSYGEKVKEVLDKVAQFKYIYGDEVARDPRYWELVVRVAKEASLARIRRAIPVMGRRTEEVELDFSKLLYPVMQVADIFYLGVDVAVGGMDQRRAHMLARDVAEKLGFRKPVALHTPIITSLSGAGRMEGSHKEVDEIYAMYKMSKSKPQSAIFLTDSPEEVEKKVWAAYCPPRETKFNPVFELAAYLLIPYHGPLEVGGKKYEDPEALARDYREGSVTPQALKEAVSKALGELVRKLQS, from the coding sequence ATGGAGCTGTTGAGGGGGGTAGAGGAGGTTGTGACCAAGGAGGAGTTCCTATCGCTTAGAGGGGGTCTTGCGTATCTCGGCTTCGAGCCGCTTTGGCCCATTCACGTCGGGTGGCTCGTCTGGGCCTATAAGCTCAAGGAACTCAAAGAGGCCGGATTCGACGTGGTCTTGTTAGTCGCCACTTGGCACGCGTGGATTAACGACAAGGGCTCCCTACAGGAATTGAGGAGCTACGGAGAAAAGGTGAAGGAAGTCCTCGACAAGGTGGCGCAGTTTAAGTACATATACGGCGACGAGGTGGCGAGAGACCCCAGGTACTGGGAGCTGGTGGTGAGAGTGGCCAAAGAGGCGTCGCTAGCGAGGATCAGAAGGGCGATCCCCGTTATGGGGAGGAGGACCGAGGAGGTAGAGCTGGACTTCTCCAAGTTATTATATCCAGTGATGCAGGTGGCCGACATCTTCTACTTAGGCGTGGACGTGGCGGTGGGCGGCATGGACCAACGCAGAGCCCACATGTTGGCGAGAGACGTGGCCGAGAAGCTAGGCTTCAGGAAGCCGGTGGCCCTCCACACGCCGATAATCACCTCGCTGTCTGGTGCCGGCAGGATGGAGGGAAGCCACAAAGAGGTGGACGAGATATACGCCATGTACAAGATGTCTAAGTCCAAGCCCCAGAGCGCCATCTTCCTCACGGACAGCCCCGAGGAGGTGGAGAAGAAGGTCTGGGCCGCCTACTGTCCGCCCCGCGAGACTAAGTTCAACCCGGTGTTCGAGCTGGCCGCGTATCTCCTAATCCCATATCACGGCCCCCTCGAAGTCGGCGGGAAGAAATACGAAGACCCGGAGGCGCTTGCGAGGGACTATAGGGAGGGCTCGGTGACCCCTCAGGCCTTGAAGGAGGCAGTCTCGAAGGCGTTAGGCGAGCTCGTCCGTAAGCTCCAAAGTTAA
- a CDS encoding 2-oxoacid:ferredoxin oxidoreductase subunit beta yields the protein MSTIKVSLKRTPQDYKWTKPPEWCPGCGHFGILQALLQVFAELDMDPSRTVLVSGIGCSSRLPHYVRTVSAHTIHGRAIPFAIGLKLANPNLEVIVVGGDGDLFAIGGNHILGAGRRNVDFTVILMDNAVYGLTRGQAGPTLPLGMQPKALNKPNPQADLNPLLVALASGFTFIARAYSYDIKYTAKIIKEAILHKGSAIVQIFSPCVTYNNIMTREWYEKRVYKLDNEPGWDPVVHDEKEDYEKKKKAIEKILEPDRFALGVLYKNELVPTFEERYVSMYDPNYLKMPPALQIVEKDGKSVVDFYKLMADRLL from the coding sequence ATGAGCACCATAAAGGTATCCCTAAAAAGGACCCCACAAGACTACAAGTGGACTAAGCCGCCTGAATGGTGTCCGGGTTGCGGCCACTTCGGCATATTACAGGCGTTGTTACAAGTATTCGCCGAGCTCGATATGGATCCATCACGTACGGTCTTGGTGTCGGGGATAGGATGTAGCAGCAGACTTCCGCATTACGTGAGGACGGTCTCCGCCCACACTATACACGGGCGCGCGATACCTTTCGCCATAGGCCTTAAGCTGGCCAACCCCAACCTCGAAGTCATAGTCGTAGGGGGAGATGGAGATCTATTCGCCATAGGCGGCAACCACATACTAGGCGCCGGTCGCAGGAACGTAGACTTCACGGTGATCTTAATGGACAACGCGGTCTACGGCCTGACTAGAGGCCAAGCCGGACCCACGTTGCCTCTAGGCATGCAACCCAAAGCGTTGAACAAGCCAAACCCACAGGCCGACCTCAACCCCCTGTTGGTGGCCCTGGCGTCCGGCTTCACCTTCATAGCTAGGGCCTACAGCTACGACATAAAGTACACCGCGAAGATCATAAAGGAGGCGATACTCCATAAGGGCTCCGCTATAGTGCAGATATTCAGCCCCTGCGTCACCTACAACAACATAATGACGAGGGAGTGGTACGAAAAGAGGGTGTACAAGCTCGACAATGAGCCGGGCTGGGACCCCGTCGTCCACGACGAGAAGGAGGACTACGAGAAGAAGAAGAAGGCCATAGAGAAGATCCTAGAGCCCGATAGGTTCGCCCTCGGCGTGCTCTACAAGAACGAGCTCGTGCCGACCTTCGAGGAGAGGTACGTCTCCATGTACGACCCCAACTACCTCAAGATGCCGCCCGCCTTACAGATAGTGGAGAAGGACGGTAAGTCGGTGGTGGACTTCTACAAGCTGATGGCGGACAGGCTTTTGTAA
- a CDS encoding 2-oxoacid:acceptor oxidoreductase subunit alpha, with protein MVEISFLVGGPQGKGVETASIMLIYAVGSAGYYVYGRREFWSNIAGGRHSYFVGKIKDRWPPGGISKKVQLALLMDGHSVFEHIFHVESGGIAVYNTEEDSKTLDSFIMMSRTAAERLSTFFKGLGMEPTVKNAVEYMKSQGVKVIGLPFNKILLDIGRKIGVTSPVMLSRFVNTLVVAVGASLLGLPVEYVEKGVGFALGRKKEVIEQNKAVAAEVSKLVTERIAVLAPRTIEGKRIYWNGNEAVSVGKIMGGARFISFYPITPSTDDPMFAERKLPYPVLPATEELKAAERIGAVVLQTEDELAAIAAAAGAAMAGARAATATSGPGMSLMAETISMLGMAELGVVITLWSRAGPSTGLATRTGQHDLFYSLFIGHGEFPKIVLASGDLEEAFYDAIKVVNWADKYQVPVIHLVDKDLSNTFAVMPAPDPYSVRIERPQPVVFPEERNANRYEITEDGMPVRYLPGVSKAVYHIVSLEHDPEGDPDEDAEMVKKMYEKRMKKMATILREIPDEDKLHYYGPADADTVIVSWGTTKQQILSALERLPGVGFLQLRLLYPFPADLVRKYLQGRKTFFIEGNYTAQSSLLVRMYTGISADGVAVKYNGRPITADEVVEAYERFKKGETRIELEWDL; from the coding sequence ATGGTGGAGATAAGCTTTTTGGTCGGCGGGCCTCAGGGCAAGGGCGTAGAGACTGCCTCCATTATGTTAATATATGCGGTGGGCTCGGCCGGCTACTACGTATATGGGCGAAGGGAATTTTGGTCCAATATAGCGGGCGGTCGACACAGCTATTTTGTGGGTAAGATAAAAGACCGATGGCCTCCCGGCGGGATCAGTAAGAAGGTCCAACTGGCCCTCTTGATGGACGGCCATTCGGTCTTTGAACATATATTCCATGTTGAGTCCGGCGGCATTGCTGTATACAACACCGAAGAGGACAGCAAGACGCTCGACTCATTTATAATGATGTCGAGGACGGCGGCCGAGAGGCTATCGACCTTCTTTAAAGGGCTGGGGATGGAGCCCACCGTCAAAAACGCCGTTGAGTATATGAAATCGCAGGGGGTGAAGGTCATCGGTCTGCCCTTCAATAAGATCTTACTAGATATAGGGCGTAAGATAGGCGTTACGTCGCCCGTGATGCTGTCGCGTTTTGTTAATACTCTAGTCGTGGCCGTAGGCGCCTCGCTTCTAGGCCTCCCTGTGGAGTATGTAGAAAAGGGAGTGGGATTCGCCTTGGGCAGAAAGAAAGAGGTGATAGAGCAGAATAAGGCAGTAGCAGCCGAGGTGAGCAAACTAGTCACTGAGCGCATAGCCGTCCTGGCCCCCAGGACTATAGAGGGTAAGCGTATTTATTGGAACGGCAACGAGGCGGTGAGCGTCGGCAAGATAATGGGAGGAGCTAGATTCATATCGTTCTATCCCATCACTCCATCTACAGACGACCCCATGTTCGCCGAGAGGAAATTACCGTATCCCGTGTTACCTGCCACCGAGGAGCTCAAGGCGGCGGAGAGGATAGGCGCCGTTGTGTTACAAACAGAAGACGAGCTGGCCGCTATAGCGGCGGCAGCTGGAGCTGCGATGGCCGGCGCTAGGGCGGCTACGGCGACTTCGGGGCCGGGCATGAGCCTCATGGCCGAGACCATATCCATGTTGGGCATGGCCGAGCTAGGCGTAGTCATTACGCTTTGGTCTAGGGCAGGCCCCAGCACGGGGCTCGCGACTAGGACGGGACAACACGACTTGTTCTATTCCCTCTTCATAGGCCACGGCGAGTTCCCCAAAATAGTGCTGGCTAGCGGCGACCTCGAGGAGGCCTTCTACGACGCAATTAAGGTCGTGAATTGGGCCGATAAGTATCAAGTGCCCGTGATCCATCTGGTCGATAAAGACCTCTCAAACACGTTTGCAGTGATGCCAGCGCCTGACCCCTATTCGGTCAGGATAGAGAGGCCACAACCTGTGGTGTTCCCCGAGGAGAGAAATGCCAATAGGTATGAAATAACCGAGGACGGCATGCCCGTTAGGTATCTACCCGGCGTATCTAAAGCCGTTTATCACATAGTGAGTCTGGAGCACGACCCCGAAGGCGATCCTGACGAAGACGCCGAAATGGTAAAGAAGATGTACGAAAAGCGCATGAAGAAGATGGCTACAATACTGAGGGAAATCCCCGACGAGGACAAACTCCACTACTACGGCCCCGCAGATGCGGATACTGTCATAGTCTCCTGGGGCACCACCAAACAGCAAATACTCTCGGCGCTGGAGAGACTCCCTGGCGTTGGGTTCCTACAGTTGAGGCTCCTCTATCCGTTCCCAGCTGACCTCGTGAGGAAGTACCTACAAGGCAGGAAGACGTTCTTCATAGAGGGCAACTATACGGCTCAGAGCTCTCTGCTGGTCAGGATGTATACGGGGATCTCGGCCGACGGCGTTGCGGTCAAATACAACGGGAGGCCTATAACCGCCGACGAGGTTGTAGAAGCGTATGAGAGGTTCAAAAAAGGCGAAACGAGAATAGAACTTGAGTGGGACCTATGA
- the aroF gene encoding 3-deoxy-7-phosphoheptulonate synthase, giving the protein MLYIVDRPEYGRALKEEIEAKGVPAWYVELWGHYIVATPPGAKVGELKTPIRAVIDLKTDYQLVSREWKREPTPIRIGDREVREGKIFVIAGPCSVETEEQIISAALAVKKAGADALRGGAFKPRTSPYTFQGLGEEGLRLLLKAKEATGLPVTTELMDPEDLPLVAKYADAIQVGARNMQNFTLLKKLGRAGKPVLLKRGFGNTVEEWLLAGEYVALHGNGDIIFVERGIRTFDKTLRFTLDVGAIAYIKQHTHLPVIGDPSHPAGDRRYVVPLALAILAAGADGLIVEVHPDPDRAWSDAKQQLTFQQFEELMEKARGLARALGKS; this is encoded by the coding sequence ATGCTCTACATAGTGGATAGACCGGAATATGGGAGGGCCCTTAAGGAAGAAATAGAGGCAAAAGGCGTCCCGGCTTGGTATGTAGAGCTCTGGGGCCACTATATAGTTGCCACCCCTCCGGGGGCCAAAGTTGGCGAGTTGAAGACGCCGATTAGAGCAGTCATAGACCTCAAGACTGACTACCAGTTGGTGTCCAGAGAATGGAAGAGAGAGCCCACCCCCATAAGGATTGGAGATAGAGAAGTCCGTGAAGGCAAAATCTTCGTGATTGCAGGCCCTTGTTCTGTCGAGACGGAGGAACAGATAATCTCGGCGGCGCTCGCCGTCAAGAAGGCTGGAGCCGATGCCCTGAGGGGTGGGGCGTTTAAGCCGAGGACGAGCCCCTATACGTTCCAAGGCTTGGGCGAGGAGGGCCTTAGGTTGTTGCTAAAAGCCAAGGAGGCCACCGGGCTTCCGGTCACGACGGAGCTCATGGACCCGGAGGATCTCCCCCTCGTGGCCAAATACGCAGATGCCATTCAGGTGGGCGCAAGGAACATGCAGAACTTCACCCTATTGAAGAAACTGGGCAGGGCGGGCAAGCCGGTCCTTCTGAAGAGAGGCTTCGGCAACACAGTGGAGGAATGGCTACTGGCGGGCGAATACGTGGCGCTTCACGGTAATGGGGATATAATATTTGTGGAGAGGGGAATAAGGACTTTCGATAAGACCCTGAGGTTTACCCTAGATGTGGGCGCCATAGCCTACATAAAGCAACATACCCATCTGCCGGTGATAGGAGACCCCTCCCATCCCGCAGGCGATAGACGCTACGTCGTGCCTCTAGCTCTCGCCATCCTCGCCGCTGGGGCCGACGGGCTGATAGTAGAGGTACACCCCGACCCCGACAGGGCGTGGAGCGACGCAAAACAGCAATTGACATTTCAGCAATTCGAAGAGCTGATGGAGAAGGCGAGGGGTCTCGCTAGGGCGCTAGGGAAATCATAA